One Drosophila subobscura isolate 14011-0131.10 chromosome U, UCBerk_Dsub_1.0, whole genome shotgun sequence DNA window includes the following coding sequences:
- the LOC117900138 gene encoding protein bicaudal C isoform X1, which translates to MLSCASFNKLMYPTAAEVSAVASGKSSAVAVDGSGAIGIGSLASLQALPSGASAGSGAPSETQSEISSVDSDWSDIRAIALKLGVQNPDDLHTERFKVDRQKLEQLIKADSVIEGMNGAEYFFHDIMNTTDTYVSWPCRLKIGAKSKKDPHVRIVGKVEQVQRAKERILGSLDSRGTRVIMKMDVSYTDHSYIIGRGGNNIKRIMDDTHTHIHFPDSNRSNPTEKSNQVSLCGSLEGVERARALVRLSTPLLISFEMPVMGPSKQQPDHDTPYIKMIESKFNVQVIFSTRPKLHTSLVLVKGSEKESAHVRDATQLLINFACESIASQILVNVQMEISPQHHEIVKGKNNVNLLSIMERTQTKIIFPDLSDMNVKPLKKSQVTISGRIDDVYKARQQLLGNLPVALIFDFPDNQNDASEIMSFNTKYGVYITLRQKQRQSTLAIVVKGVEKFIDKIYEARQEILRLATPVVKPEVPEHYFMPKDKDLNLAYRTQLTALLAGYVDSPKTPSLLPPALSGQLTPYANNNHLLLNANAAVGGLATPTGICAPTQKYMQLHNSAFQHQQLQGQGQVQVQGPGQGRPVPNHNNNYLQVPVPGTVNAGAGGGAGAATGGGMLKPPPPPANVSPRNSCSQNTSGYQSFSSSTTSLEQSYPPYAQLQGAVSSTSSTGCGNRAHYSPDSTYSSEAGSIGGAARLGRRLSDGVLLGLGNSGGGGAHLLPGSAESYRSLHYDLAGGGGGGGGGKHQHQHATHRAFDFDMKRALGFKAMERTPVAGEMRTPTPAWMGMGLSCTSPAPIETVDDNGAAGGGQGWRMPPPPPGLSSPYGLSATTGLLDATPVNRRMQLSQHKDIQTLLTSLGLEHYIKIFVLNEIDLEMFTTLTEENLMELGITAFGARKKLLAAIHTLLANEAACSSMPSSSSSQNVTSPRFSGSAAPGAERRPSNQW; encoded by the exons ATGCTCTCTTGTGCTTCATTCAACAAACTGATGTACCCAACGGCCGCGGAGGTGTCTGCCGTGGCCAGTGGCAAGTCGTCCGCCGTGGCCGTGGATGGCAGTGGTGCCATCGGAATTGGGTCCCTGGCCAGTCTGCAGGCCCTGCCATCGGGTGCCTCTGCTGGAAGCGGTGCGCCCAGCGAGACTCAGAGCGAGATCTCGTCGGTGGACAGCGATTGGAGTGACATACGTGCCATTGCACTGAAGCTGGGCGTGCAAAATCCAGACGATCTTCACACCGAACGTTTCAAGGTTGATCGACAGAAACTGGAGCAGTTGATAAAGG ctgATAGCGTAATCGAGGGCATGAATGGGGCTGAATATTTCTTTCATGAT ATCATGAACACCACAGATACGTATGTAAGCTGGCCTTGCAGACTCAAGATTGGCGCCAAGAGCAAGAAGG ATCCACATGTACGGATTGTGGGCAAAGTGGAGCAAGTGCAGCGGGCCAAGGAGCGCATTCTGGGCAGCCTTGACTCGAGG GGCACTCGTGTGATCATGAAGATGGACGTCAGCTACACGGACCACTCCTACATCATTGGACGGGGCGGCAACAACATCAAACGCATCATGGACGACACTCACACGCATATTCACTTCCCAGACTCAAACCGCTCGAATCCCACTGAGAAGTCCAATCAGGTGTCGCTGTGCGGCAGTCTAGAGGGTGTCGAGCGGGCCCGAGCCTTGGTGCGTCTCTCCACACCGTTGCTCATCTCGTTCGAGATGCCTGTGATGGGTCcgagcaagcagcagccggatCATGATACGCCCTACATCAAGATGATTGAGAGCAAGTTCAATGTGCAG GTCATATTCTCAACACGTCCCAAGCTGCACACCTCGCTGGTGCTGGTCAAAGGCTCCGAGAAGGAGTCGGCCCATGTCCGTGATGCCACTCAGCTGCTGATCAACTTTGCCTGTGAGAGCATTGCA AGCCAAATCCTCGTCAATGTCCAAATGGAGATCTCACCGCAACATCATGAGATTGTCAAGGGCAAGAACAACGTGAATCTGTTGAGCATCATGGAACGCACCCAGACCAAGATCATCTTTCCCGATCTGAGCGACATGAATGTGAAGCCGCTGAAGAAGTCGCAGGTGACGATCAGCGGACGCATCGACGATGTCTACAAGGCGCGACAACAATTGCTTGGCAATTTGCCCGTAGCATTGATATTTGACTTTCCCGACAACCAGAACGATGCCTCCGAAATAATGAGCTTCAATACCAAGTACGGTGTCTACATCACACTGCGACAGAAGCAGCGACAAAGCACTTTGGCCATCGTGGTCAAGGGCGTGGAGAAGTTTATAG ACAAAATATACGAGGCGCGCCAAGAGATCCTTCGCCTGGCCACGCCCGTTGTTAAGCCGGAAGTGCCCGAGCACTACTTCATGCCCAAGGACAAGGACCTCAATCTGGCCTACCGCACCCAGTTGACTGCGCTTCTGGCCGGCTACGTGGATAGCCCCAAGACtccgtcgctgctgccgccggcaCTCTCGGGACAGCTGACGCCGTACGCCAACAACAATCATTTGCTGCTCAACGCTAATGCAGCTGTGGGTGGcctggccacgcccactggTATTTGTGCGCCCACCCAGAAGTACATGCAGCTGCACAACAGTGCcttccagcaccagcagctgcagggacagggacaggtgcaggtgcagggaCCGGGCCAAGGACGTCCCGTGcccaaccacaacaacaactatcTGCAGGTGCCGGTTCCTGGCACGGTCAATGCGGGTGCTGGAGGGGGTGCTGGCGCTGCTACTGGTGGGGGCATGCTCAAGCCACCTCCTCCGCCCGCGAATGTCTCGCCGAGgaacagctgcagccagaACACGAGCGGCTACCagagcttcagcagcagcacgaccTCGTTGGAGCAGTCGTATCCGCCGTATGCCCAGCTGCAGGGTGCGGTGTCCTCCACCTCGTCGACGGGCTGTGGCAATCGGGCGCACTACTCGCCGGACTCCACCTACAGCAGCGAGGCGGGCAGCATTGGCGGCGCCGCTCGTCTCGGGCGTCGCCTCAGCGATGGAGTGCTCCTGGGTCTGGGCAACTCCGGAGGCGGCGGTGCCcacctgctgcctggcagcgCCGAGAGCTATCGCAGCTTGCACTACGACTTGgcaggtggcggcggcggcggcggcggcggcaaacaCCAGCACCAACATGCCACACATCGCGCCTTCGATTTTGACATGAAGCGCGCCCTGGGCTTCAAGGCCATGGAGCGGACTCCGGTGGCGGGAGAGATGCGTACCCCCACCCCGGCCTGGATGGGCATGGGCCTCAGCTGCACCTCGCCGGCTCCCATCGAGACTGTGGACGATAACGGTGCTGCCGGCGGGGGTCAGGGCTGGCGCATGCCCCCACCACCGCCGGGCCTCAGCTCTCCGTACGGCCTGAGCGCCACCACAGGACTGCTGGACGCGACGCCCGTGAACCGTCGAATGCAGCTCTCGCAGCACAAGGACATCCAGACACTGCTCACAAGTCTCGGCCTGGAGCATTACATCA AGATTTTTGTGCTCAATGAAATCGATCTGGAAATGTTCACCACGCTGACCGAGGAGAATCTAATGGAGCTGGGTATCACGGCATTCGGAGCCCGCAAGAAGCTGCTGGCGGCCATACACACGCTGCTGGCCAATGAAGcggcctgcagcagcatgcccagcagcagctcctcgcagAATGTCACCTCGCCGCGGTTCTCCGGCAGTGCGGCGCCAGGCGCTGAGCGCCGTCCCTCCAACCAGTGGTGA
- the LOC117900138 gene encoding protein bicaudal C isoform X2, with protein MLSCASFNKLMYPTAAEVSAVASGKSSAVAVDGSGAIGIGSLASLQALPSGASAGSGAPSETQSEISSVDSDWSDIRAIALKLGVQNPDDLHTERFKVDRQKLEQLIKADSVIEGMNGAEYFFHDIMNTTDTYVSWPCRLKIGAKSKKDPHVRIVGKVEQVQRAKERILGSLDSRGTRVIMKMDVSYTDHSYIIGRGGNNIKRIMDDTHTHIHFPDSNRSNPTEKSNQVSLCGSLEGVERARALVRLSTPLLISFEMPVMGPSKQQPDHDTPYIKMIESKFNVQVIFSTRPKLHTSLVLVKGSEKESAHVRDATQLLINFACESIASQILVNVQMEISPQHHEIVKGKNNVNLLSIMERTQTKIIFPDLSDMNVKPLKKSQVTISGRIDDVYKARQQLLGNLPVALIFDFPDNQNDASEIMSFNTKYGVYITLRQKQRQSTLAIVVKGVEKFIDKIYEARQEILRLATPVVKPEVPEHYFMPKDKDLNLAYRTQLTALLAGYVDSPKTPSLLPPALSGQLTPYANNNHLLLNANAAVGGLATPTGICAPTQKYMQLHNSAFQHQQLQGQGQVQVQGPGQGRPVPNHNNNYLQVPVPGTVNAGAGGGAGAATGGGMLKPPPPPANVSPRNSCSQNTSGYQSFSSSTTSLEQSYPPYAQLQGAVSSTSSTGCGNRAHYSPDSTYSSEAGSIGGAARLGRRLSDGVLLGLGNSGGGGAHLLPGSAESYRSLHYDLAGGGGGGGGGKHQHQHATHRAFDFDMKRALGFKAMERTPVAGEMRTPTPAWMGMGLSCTSPAPIETVDDNGAAGGGQGWRMPPPPPGLSSPYGLSATTGLLDATPVNRRMQLSQHKDIQTLLTSLGLEHYISVENGC; from the exons ATGCTCTCTTGTGCTTCATTCAACAAACTGATGTACCCAACGGCCGCGGAGGTGTCTGCCGTGGCCAGTGGCAAGTCGTCCGCCGTGGCCGTGGATGGCAGTGGTGCCATCGGAATTGGGTCCCTGGCCAGTCTGCAGGCCCTGCCATCGGGTGCCTCTGCTGGAAGCGGTGCGCCCAGCGAGACTCAGAGCGAGATCTCGTCGGTGGACAGCGATTGGAGTGACATACGTGCCATTGCACTGAAGCTGGGCGTGCAAAATCCAGACGATCTTCACACCGAACGTTTCAAGGTTGATCGACAGAAACTGGAGCAGTTGATAAAGG ctgATAGCGTAATCGAGGGCATGAATGGGGCTGAATATTTCTTTCATGAT ATCATGAACACCACAGATACGTATGTAAGCTGGCCTTGCAGACTCAAGATTGGCGCCAAGAGCAAGAAGG ATCCACATGTACGGATTGTGGGCAAAGTGGAGCAAGTGCAGCGGGCCAAGGAGCGCATTCTGGGCAGCCTTGACTCGAGG GGCACTCGTGTGATCATGAAGATGGACGTCAGCTACACGGACCACTCCTACATCATTGGACGGGGCGGCAACAACATCAAACGCATCATGGACGACACTCACACGCATATTCACTTCCCAGACTCAAACCGCTCGAATCCCACTGAGAAGTCCAATCAGGTGTCGCTGTGCGGCAGTCTAGAGGGTGTCGAGCGGGCCCGAGCCTTGGTGCGTCTCTCCACACCGTTGCTCATCTCGTTCGAGATGCCTGTGATGGGTCcgagcaagcagcagccggatCATGATACGCCCTACATCAAGATGATTGAGAGCAAGTTCAATGTGCAG GTCATATTCTCAACACGTCCCAAGCTGCACACCTCGCTGGTGCTGGTCAAAGGCTCCGAGAAGGAGTCGGCCCATGTCCGTGATGCCACTCAGCTGCTGATCAACTTTGCCTGTGAGAGCATTGCA AGCCAAATCCTCGTCAATGTCCAAATGGAGATCTCACCGCAACATCATGAGATTGTCAAGGGCAAGAACAACGTGAATCTGTTGAGCATCATGGAACGCACCCAGACCAAGATCATCTTTCCCGATCTGAGCGACATGAATGTGAAGCCGCTGAAGAAGTCGCAGGTGACGATCAGCGGACGCATCGACGATGTCTACAAGGCGCGACAACAATTGCTTGGCAATTTGCCCGTAGCATTGATATTTGACTTTCCCGACAACCAGAACGATGCCTCCGAAATAATGAGCTTCAATACCAAGTACGGTGTCTACATCACACTGCGACAGAAGCAGCGACAAAGCACTTTGGCCATCGTGGTCAAGGGCGTGGAGAAGTTTATAG ACAAAATATACGAGGCGCGCCAAGAGATCCTTCGCCTGGCCACGCCCGTTGTTAAGCCGGAAGTGCCCGAGCACTACTTCATGCCCAAGGACAAGGACCTCAATCTGGCCTACCGCACCCAGTTGACTGCGCTTCTGGCCGGCTACGTGGATAGCCCCAAGACtccgtcgctgctgccgccggcaCTCTCGGGACAGCTGACGCCGTACGCCAACAACAATCATTTGCTGCTCAACGCTAATGCAGCTGTGGGTGGcctggccacgcccactggTATTTGTGCGCCCACCCAGAAGTACATGCAGCTGCACAACAGTGCcttccagcaccagcagctgcagggacagggacaggtgcaggtgcagggaCCGGGCCAAGGACGTCCCGTGcccaaccacaacaacaactatcTGCAGGTGCCGGTTCCTGGCACGGTCAATGCGGGTGCTGGAGGGGGTGCTGGCGCTGCTACTGGTGGGGGCATGCTCAAGCCACCTCCTCCGCCCGCGAATGTCTCGCCGAGgaacagctgcagccagaACACGAGCGGCTACCagagcttcagcagcagcacgaccTCGTTGGAGCAGTCGTATCCGCCGTATGCCCAGCTGCAGGGTGCGGTGTCCTCCACCTCGTCGACGGGCTGTGGCAATCGGGCGCACTACTCGCCGGACTCCACCTACAGCAGCGAGGCGGGCAGCATTGGCGGCGCCGCTCGTCTCGGGCGTCGCCTCAGCGATGGAGTGCTCCTGGGTCTGGGCAACTCCGGAGGCGGCGGTGCCcacctgctgcctggcagcgCCGAGAGCTATCGCAGCTTGCACTACGACTTGgcaggtggcggcggcggcggcggcggcggcaaacaCCAGCACCAACATGCCACACATCGCGCCTTCGATTTTGACATGAAGCGCGCCCTGGGCTTCAAGGCCATGGAGCGGACTCCGGTGGCGGGAGAGATGCGTACCCCCACCCCGGCCTGGATGGGCATGGGCCTCAGCTGCACCTCGCCGGCTCCCATCGAGACTGTGGACGATAACGGTGCTGCCGGCGGGGGTCAGGGCTGGCGCATGCCCCCACCACCGCCGGGCCTCAGCTCTCCGTACGGCCTGAGCGCCACCACAGGACTGCTGGACGCGACGCCCGTGAACCGTCGAATGCAGCTCTCGCAGCACAAGGACATCCAGACACTGCTCACAAGTCTCGGCCTGGAGCATTACATCA GTGTCGAAAATGGTTGCTAA
- the LOC117900142 gene encoding uncharacterized protein LOC117900142 — MPFVERFQQIRNFVMNVCLVEAIQFVQDLTHAICLDFQGLFNLK, encoded by the coding sequence ATGCCTTTCGTCGAGAGATTTCAACAAATACGTAATTTTGTTATGAACGTCTGTCTCGTGGAGGCCATCCAATTTGTCCAGGACTTAACGCATGCCATTTGCTTGGACTTTCAGGGATTGTTCAACCTCAAGTAG